The following are encoded together in the Streptomyces sp. NBC_00341 genome:
- a CDS encoding N-6 DNA methylase — protein MNSSKHTELANHAWSVADLLRGDYKQSDYGKVILPFIVLRRLECVLEPTREAVAAEVVRCKEDQLDRDYFLPRASGHSFYNTSSLTLKSIVGDAGNMASNLQVYVGAFSPNAREVLEKYEFAQQIRKLDSANLLYQVIGKFTDLDLRPEVVSNHNMGYIFEELIRRFSEQSNETAGEHFTPREVIKLMVGLLIAPDGDALSLPGVVRTVLDPACGTGGMLSAAEEHIKSYNKGATVEVYGQELNPESWAICRSDLMIKGQDPENIAYGNSFSDDGHAREKFDYLLANPPFGVEWKKVKEDVEYEHTNLGDSGRFGAGLPRINDGSLLFLQHMISKMKPVDVKGKGGSRIAIVFNGSPLFTGAAGSGESEIRRWILENDWLEAIVALPDQLFYNTGISTYFWILTNRKDTQHKGKVVLLDARDQWVKMRKSLGDKRKELGDGSGSKPNHIGDITRLYADAVAAAANPDHSMHAKVKVFDNTAFGYQRITVERPLKLRFELTEETLAALLASKPVQKWAEERFLPREPELAAKAKARRKLTEDEEAQFRKLADAEAAVLGDALKPLLGSEWATKSEAQVAVRDAMAKAGVPGPAGAPFAKALRDAVGVRDPEGEVQLVKGGASEPDSELRDYENVPLGEDVEEYLKREVHPHVPDAWIDHAKTKVGYEIPFTRHFYVYEPPRPLAEIDAELKALEAEIQALLGEVTE, from the coding sequence TTGAACAGCAGCAAGCACACGGAGCTGGCGAACCACGCCTGGTCCGTCGCCGACCTTCTGCGCGGCGATTACAAGCAGTCCGACTACGGAAAGGTCATCCTTCCGTTCATCGTGCTGCGCCGCCTGGAGTGCGTACTGGAGCCGACGCGGGAGGCGGTCGCGGCGGAGGTCGTCCGGTGCAAGGAGGACCAGCTCGACCGGGACTACTTCCTGCCCCGAGCCTCGGGCCACTCCTTCTACAACACGAGCAGTCTGACCCTGAAGTCGATCGTCGGCGACGCGGGCAACATGGCCTCGAACCTCCAGGTGTATGTCGGCGCCTTCTCCCCCAACGCGCGTGAGGTGCTGGAGAAGTACGAGTTCGCCCAGCAGATCCGCAAGCTGGACAGCGCGAACCTCCTCTACCAGGTCATCGGCAAGTTCACCGATCTCGACCTGCGCCCGGAGGTCGTCTCCAACCACAACATGGGCTACATCTTCGAGGAGCTGATCCGCCGCTTCTCCGAGCAGTCCAACGAGACCGCGGGTGAGCACTTCACCCCGCGCGAAGTCATCAAGCTGATGGTCGGCCTGCTCATCGCCCCGGACGGCGACGCGCTCAGCCTGCCCGGTGTCGTACGCACGGTCCTGGACCCTGCCTGCGGCACGGGCGGCATGCTCAGCGCGGCCGAGGAGCACATCAAGTCGTACAACAAGGGCGCCACGGTGGAGGTGTACGGCCAGGAGCTCAACCCGGAGTCCTGGGCGATCTGCCGGTCCGACCTGATGATCAAGGGCCAGGACCCGGAGAACATCGCCTACGGCAACTCCTTCTCGGACGACGGCCACGCGCGGGAGAAGTTCGACTACCTGCTGGCGAACCCGCCGTTCGGCGTGGAGTGGAAGAAGGTCAAGGAGGACGTCGAGTACGAGCACACGAACCTCGGCGACTCCGGCCGCTTCGGCGCCGGCCTGCCACGCATCAACGACGGCTCGCTGCTCTTCCTCCAGCACATGATCTCGAAGATGAAGCCTGTGGACGTTAAGGGCAAGGGCGGCTCGCGCATCGCGATCGTCTTCAACGGCTCGCCGTTGTTCACGGGAGCGGCCGGCTCCGGCGAGTCGGAGATCCGCCGCTGGATCCTGGAGAACGACTGGCTGGAGGCGATCGTCGCCCTGCCGGACCAGCTCTTCTACAACACAGGTATCTCCACGTACTTCTGGATCCTGACGAACCGCAAGGACACTCAGCACAAGGGCAAGGTCGTGCTGCTGGACGCGCGCGACCAGTGGGTGAAGATGCGGAAGTCGCTGGGCGACAAGCGGAAGGAACTGGGTGACGGCTCGGGCAGCAAGCCGAACCATATCGGCGACATCACCCGGTTGTACGCGGACGCGGTGGCTGCGGCCGCGAACCCGGACCACTCGATGCACGCCAAGGTGAAGGTCTTCGACAACACGGCGTTCGGCTACCAGCGGATCACGGTGGAGCGCCCGTTGAAGCTGCGCTTCGAACTGACGGAGGAGACGCTGGCCGCGCTGCTCGCATCGAAGCCGGTCCAGAAGTGGGCGGAGGAGCGGTTCCTGCCGCGTGAGCCGGAGCTGGCCGCGAAGGCGAAGGCCCGGCGGAAGCTGACGGAGGACGAGGAGGCCCAGTTCCGGAAGCTGGCCGATGCTGAGGCGGCGGTACTCGGGGATGCGTTGAAGCCGCTGCTGGGCTCGGAGTGGGCGACCAAGTCGGAGGCTCAGGTGGCGGTGCGCGATGCGATGGCGAAGGCCGGGGTTCCGGGGCCGGCTGGGGCGCCGTTCGCCAAGGCGTTGCGGGATGCGGTGGGGGTGCGGGATCCGGAGGGGGAGGTGCAGCTCGTCAAGGGCGGCGCTTCGGAGCCGGACAGTGAGCTGCGGGACTACGAGAACGTGCCGTTGGGCGAGGACGTGGAGGAGTACCTGAAGCGGGAGGTGCACCCGCATGTGCCGGACGCGTGGATCGACCATGCGAAGACGAAGGTGGGGTACGAGATCCCGTTCACGCGGCACTTCTATGTGTACGAGCCGCCGCGGCCGTTGGCGGAGATCGATGCGGAGTTGAAGGCGCTTGAGGCGGAGATCCAGGCGCTGCTGGGCGAGGTGACGGAATGA
- a CDS encoding sensor histidine kinase, with translation MRRRSGEQQAADAGQRARLPLRKSLFARLLAVSALVAACSVAATAWLAVQTTSGAIRQEQGQNLTADARIYHSLLGYAAAHPTWDGVGKTVRDLAEQSGRRIALTTERRALLADSADPESAAALPAQASAIVDPLSVDTALAAETAGASGAPADRVDPRAVGPFRLPASERAALQKTADRKVSCLSATGIASDVVRSASGRPRIQVVGNDPDRVQGTRCATDELDSPTATERKALKALNQLADACLKRQGRAGVQLKLDLSWGQPMEPRPAVAVPTKLPSASPTPAPTYPPTDAPSAAPGTRPSQSAGNGEGDRAIASCVGTARREQLGSYVASPALLFIGDTGGTTVPGFDLSPANTAKIAGAAALVLALTVGASVLVGARLVRPLRALTGAAQRMRDGEDSVPVLVAADTEIGRLAATFNDMSAHRARLEAQRKAMVSDVAHELRTPLSNIRGWLEAAQDGVAEPDPAFIASLHEEAVQLQHIIDDLQDLAQADAGALRLHAEPVRIEELLGQVAAAHQARAETSGVALTVLPVAPDRPVPRLTADPVRLRQAIGNLVSNAVRHTPSGGSVTLRPYGSESGDAVLVDVTDTGSGIPPEDLAHVFDRFWRGEKSRSRRTGGSGLGLAIVRKLTEAHDGTVTAVSVPGRGSVFTLRLPADREGAYGDGPPEREQEQEQEPGSAGDFTADGLPPGGVPAHRVPAHDLDGSERGSERGSERGSERGSERGSEAGSEQP, from the coding sequence GTGCGTCGTCGTAGCGGAGAACAGCAGGCGGCGGACGCCGGGCAACGGGCGCGGCTGCCCCTGCGCAAGAGCCTTTTCGCCCGGCTGCTGGCCGTCTCGGCGCTCGTGGCGGCCTGTTCGGTGGCTGCCACCGCCTGGCTCGCCGTGCAGACGACGTCCGGCGCGATCCGGCAGGAGCAGGGTCAGAACCTGACCGCCGACGCCCGGATCTACCACAGTCTGCTCGGATACGCGGCGGCTCATCCCACCTGGGACGGCGTCGGGAAGACCGTGCGTGATCTGGCCGAGCAGTCCGGCCGGCGGATCGCGCTGACGACGGAACGGCGCGCCCTGCTCGCCGACTCGGCCGATCCGGAGTCGGCGGCGGCGCTGCCGGCGCAGGCCTCGGCGATCGTCGATCCGCTGTCGGTGGACACGGCGCTGGCGGCCGAGACCGCGGGCGCGTCAGGAGCTCCGGCCGACCGGGTCGATCCGCGAGCGGTCGGGCCGTTCCGGCTGCCCGCCTCCGAGCGGGCGGCGCTGCAGAAGACCGCGGACCGGAAGGTGTCCTGTCTCAGCGCGACCGGGATCGCCTCCGACGTGGTGCGCAGCGCGAGCGGGCGCCCCCGGATCCAGGTGGTGGGCAACGACCCCGACCGCGTCCAGGGCACGCGCTGCGCCACCGATGAACTGGACAGCCCGACCGCGACCGAGAGGAAGGCGCTCAAGGCCCTCAACCAGCTGGCCGACGCCTGCCTGAAGCGCCAGGGCCGGGCCGGCGTCCAGCTGAAGCTGGATCTGTCCTGGGGCCAGCCCATGGAACCCAGGCCGGCCGTGGCGGTTCCCACCAAGCTGCCGAGTGCGTCGCCCACCCCCGCGCCGACCTACCCGCCCACCGACGCACCCAGCGCCGCTCCGGGCACCCGTCCCTCGCAGTCGGCCGGGAACGGTGAGGGCGACCGGGCGATCGCCTCCTGTGTCGGCACGGCCCGCCGCGAACAGCTCGGTTCGTACGTCGCCTCGCCCGCCCTGCTGTTCATCGGTGACACCGGCGGCACGACGGTGCCCGGTTTCGATCTCTCACCGGCCAACACCGCGAAGATCGCGGGGGCGGCGGCGCTCGTCCTCGCTCTCACCGTCGGCGCGTCGGTCCTCGTGGGCGCCCGGCTCGTACGCCCCCTGCGCGCGCTGACGGGCGCCGCCCAGCGGATGCGGGACGGCGAGGACAGCGTGCCGGTGCTGGTCGCCGCGGACACCGAGATCGGGCGGCTCGCCGCCACGTTCAACGACATGTCCGCCCACCGCGCGCGGCTGGAGGCCCAGCGCAAGGCCATGGTCAGCGATGTCGCCCATGAACTGCGCACCCCGCTCAGCAACATCCGCGGCTGGCTGGAGGCGGCGCAGGACGGGGTGGCGGAGCCGGACCCGGCGTTCATCGCCTCGCTGCACGAGGAGGCGGTGCAGTTGCAGCACATCATCGACGACCTCCAGGATCTGGCCCAGGCCGACGCGGGCGCACTCAGGCTGCACGCCGAACCGGTGCGGATCGAGGAGCTGCTGGGCCAGGTCGCCGCCGCGCACCAGGCCCGCGCCGAGACGTCCGGGGTGGCGCTGACCGTGCTGCCCGTGGCCCCGGACCGCCCGGTCCCGAGGCTGACGGCCGATCCGGTCCGGCTGCGCCAGGCCATCGGCAACCTGGTCTCGAACGCGGTACGCCACACCCCGTCCGGCGGAAGCGTCACCCTGCGCCCGTACGGCTCCGAGTCCGGCGACGCGGTTCTGGTGGACGTCACGGACACGGGCAGCGGCATACCACCGGAGGACCTCGCCCATGTCTTCGACCGCTTCTGGCGCGGCGAGAAGTCCCGCAGCCGGCGCACGGGAGGCAGTGGACTGGGGCTGGCGATCGTACGCAAGCTCACGGAGGCGCACGACGGCACGGTCACGGCGGTGAGCGTGCCGGGGCGGGGCTCTGTGTTCACGCTCCGCCTCCCGGCCGACCGCGAGGGCGCGTACGGGGACGGCCCGCCGGAGCGGGAGCAGGAACAGGAACAGGAGCCCGGCTCAGCGGGCGACTTCACGGCCGACGGTCTCCCACCCGGCGGTGTACCGGCCCACCGCGTCCCGGCCCACGACCTGGACGGGTCCGAGCGCGGGTCCGAGCGCGGGTCCGAGCGCGGGTCCGAGCGCGGGTCCGAGCGCGGGTCCGAGGCCGGGTCCGAGCAGCCCTGA
- a CDS encoding N-6 DNA methylase: MPQPSAQVTAAEISRIAGVTRATVSNWRRRHDDFPAPSGGTESSPLYGLVEVQAWLGARGHVTTADPAEELRTTLRLHQQGGGVTGSLLPLVLAAAQCTPEERTALAGLSDPSLIVRAEGASADVADLVPGAAAVRFAGQDIDALRALLRCVDADGTGEAALAVLAERELEDSSVGGTYRTPAPLADLMARLVPGPCARVLDPACGSGSLLAAVARRGAGALYGQDTVPVQAQRSAVSLLLAAPDADITVHVGDSLRSDAFADLTVDAVLCNPPYGDRDWGHDELAYDARWAYGVPPRAESELAWVQHSLAHLVPGGHAVMLLPPATASRASGRRVRMDLVRSGAVRAVIALPPGAATPFHVGLQIWVLQRPEPAGPERKSVLFVDPTEAADAGDRSAASAATATGTRGARSALDWPVLAEAALGQWSAFTEAPDTFTDEPGTARAVPVVDLLDDVVDLTPARHVRASRTDIAPADLAREAEEVRRRLVAGAASLGKAARYTDWSAAGPTLREWRTATAADLARGGALTLLRTAPESRDSAADASTVTLPVLTGPDIARGAAPSGAPGSLRTDSAPVIAPGDVVVRAIAGGNGAMARVADEADAGALLGPQVHLFRPDPARLDPWFLAGFLGSAENIAAASTGSTILHVSPGRLRVPLLPLEEQRRYGDAFRRVHTLRAEAARATELADETARLLAGGLTGGGLIPSPPPAAPDRTAGAESA, from the coding sequence ATGCCACAGCCATCCGCCCAGGTGACCGCCGCCGAGATCTCACGCATCGCAGGAGTCACGCGCGCCACGGTCAGCAACTGGCGCCGCAGGCACGACGACTTCCCGGCCCCGTCGGGGGGCACGGAGTCCAGCCCCTTGTACGGCCTCGTGGAGGTACAGGCCTGGCTCGGCGCCCGCGGCCACGTGACAACAGCCGATCCGGCGGAGGAGCTGCGGACCACGCTGCGTCTGCATCAGCAGGGCGGCGGCGTGACGGGCAGCTTGCTCCCTCTGGTGCTGGCCGCCGCCCAATGCACGCCCGAGGAGCGCACCGCGCTCGCCGGCCTGTCCGATCCGAGCCTGATCGTCCGCGCGGAGGGGGCGTCGGCCGACGTCGCGGACCTGGTCCCCGGAGCGGCGGCTGTCCGCTTCGCCGGGCAGGACATTGACGCGCTGCGGGCGCTGCTGCGCTGTGTGGACGCCGACGGGACGGGTGAGGCAGCCCTCGCCGTGCTGGCTGAGCGGGAGCTGGAGGACAGCTCGGTCGGCGGCACCTACCGCACCCCCGCCCCCCTCGCGGACCTGATGGCCCGGCTGGTTCCTGGCCCGTGCGCGCGAGTGCTCGACCCGGCGTGCGGAAGCGGATCGCTGCTCGCGGCGGTGGCCCGACGAGGCGCGGGCGCGTTGTACGGACAGGACACCGTTCCTGTTCAGGCCCAGCGCAGCGCGGTGAGCCTGCTGCTGGCCGCGCCCGATGCGGACATCACGGTCCACGTCGGCGACAGCCTCCGCTCCGACGCCTTCGCAGACCTCACCGTCGACGCCGTCCTGTGCAATCCGCCGTACGGTGACCGCGACTGGGGCCACGACGAGCTGGCGTACGACGCGCGCTGGGCGTACGGCGTCCCACCTCGCGCCGAGTCCGAGCTCGCCTGGGTCCAGCACTCGCTGGCCCACCTGGTGCCGGGCGGCCACGCCGTGATGCTCCTGCCGCCGGCCACCGCGTCGCGCGCCTCGGGCCGTCGCGTACGCATGGATCTTGTACGCAGCGGAGCTGTCCGCGCGGTCATCGCCCTACCCCCAGGTGCTGCGACCCCCTTTCACGTGGGATTGCAGATCTGGGTGCTGCAACGCCCCGAACCGGCGGGCCCGGAGCGGAAGTCGGTCCTCTTTGTCGATCCGACGGAGGCGGCGGACGCGGGCGACCGCTCGGCGGCTTCGGCGGCGACGGCGACCGGTACGCGCGGCGCCCGTTCCGCGCTGGACTGGCCGGTGCTGGCGGAGGCCGCCCTGGGCCAGTGGTCGGCGTTCACCGAGGCCCCGGACACGTTCACGGACGAGCCGGGTACGGCGCGCGCGGTCCCGGTGGTCGACCTCCTGGACGACGTCGTCGACCTCACGCCCGCCCGCCACGTCCGCGCTTCCCGTACGGACATCGCCCCGGCGGACCTGGCCCGCGAGGCGGAGGAGGTACGCCGTCGACTCGTCGCCGGGGCCGCGTCGCTCGGCAAGGCGGCGCGCTACACCGACTGGAGCGCGGCCGGCCCGACACTCCGCGAGTGGCGCACGGCCACCGCGGCCGACCTCGCACGGGGCGGCGCGCTCACACTGCTGCGCACGGCGCCGGAGTCGCGGGATTCGGCGGCCGACGCGTCGACGGTCACGCTCCCCGTCCTCACCGGCCCGGACATCGCCCGGGGTGCGGCTCCGTCCGGTGCTCCGGGCAGTCTGCGTACGGACTCGGCACCGGTGATCGCGCCGGGCGACGTCGTCGTACGGGCGATCGCGGGCGGCAACGGTGCGATGGCCCGGGTGGCGGACGAGGCGGACGCGGGAGCCCTGCTCGGCCCCCAGGTCCACCTCTTCCGCCCGGACCCGGCCCGGCTCGACCCGTGGTTCCTGGCGGGCTTCCTGGGCTCGGCGGAGAACATCGCCGCCGCGTCGACGGGCAGCACGATCCTGCACGTCAGCCCCGGTCGCCTACGCGTCCCGCTGCTGCCCCTGGAGGAGCAGAGGCGCTACGGCGACGCGTTCCGCCGCGTGCACACGTTGCGCGCGGAGGCGGCACGCGCCACGGAGCTGGCTGACGAAACGGCCCGGCTGCTGGCGGGCGGCCTCACCGGGGGCGGCCTGATCCCGTCACCACCTCCGGCCGCACCCGACAGGACAGCGGGCGCCGAATCGGCCTGA
- a CDS encoding maleylpyruvate isomerase family mycothiol-dependent enzyme, translating to MERVAGHEVRDRLPEGLADAIRETAAEIAALLRAAPDTGLPVPRSEWTVGEAAAHLAQANQLMADVAAGRPRDYGDGTPQSLAEANERALAAFGERAGEPLAAMIVSQAAAFITAVAEHPSDETLMTPMGPMNRAVLGSYLLTHMLGHGYDLARALGRPHMGNRVRAGLTVPFFVEVMPRVTDDRATAGLTARYTVRLWGGGRFGVTFTDGTVAVGHRPPDRPDCTISIEPVTFLLMALGRIAPAGAMARGRVLAWGRKPWTGPRFPAYFTAP from the coding sequence GTGGAGCGGGTGGCAGGGCACGAGGTACGGGACAGGCTGCCCGAAGGACTGGCCGACGCGATACGGGAGACGGCCGCGGAGATCGCGGCGCTGCTGCGCGCCGCCCCCGACACCGGGCTGCCGGTTCCCAGGTCCGAGTGGACCGTGGGGGAGGCGGCGGCGCATCTGGCGCAGGCCAACCAGCTGATGGCCGACGTGGCCGCCGGACGCCCGCGCGACTACGGGGACGGCACCCCGCAGAGTCTGGCCGAGGCCAACGAACGGGCTCTCGCGGCATTCGGTGAACGGGCGGGGGAGCCGCTGGCCGCGATGATCGTGTCGCAGGCCGCCGCGTTCATCACCGCGGTGGCCGAGCACCCCTCGGACGAGACGCTGATGACGCCGATGGGCCCGATGAACCGCGCGGTCCTCGGCTCGTACCTCCTGACGCACATGCTGGGCCACGGCTACGACCTGGCGCGGGCACTGGGGCGCCCGCACATGGGCAACCGGGTCCGAGCCGGGCTGACCGTGCCCTTCTTCGTCGAGGTCATGCCCCGGGTGACCGACGACCGGGCCACGGCAGGTCTCACCGCCCGCTACACGGTCCGGCTGTGGGGCGGCGGCCGCTTCGGGGTGACGTTCACCGACGGCACGGTGGCGGTGGGCCACCGGCCGCCGGACCGCCCGGACTGCACGATCTCCATCGAGCCGGTCACGTTCCTGCTGATGGCACTCGGCCGCATCGCCCCGGCGGGCGCCATGGCCAGGGGGCGGGTCCTGGCCTGGGGGCGCAAGCCCTGGACAGGCCCCCGCTTCCCGGCGTACTTCACGGCGCCGTGA
- a CDS encoding sortase-dependent protein: MSLRSSLRTAVLAAVVVGAVSVPAASAFADSSPSASPAPTKAATPSEAPSAAPATAAPSRAPRGGVAAGDSPTPAVRPANQAPRGGVAAGERPAGTSGDNTAAVTGSAVAALLVAGAGTVVLRRRSTGRRNG; this comes from the coding sequence ATGTCCCTGCGCTCGTCCTTGCGTACCGCTGTCCTGGCCGCTGTGGTGGTCGGTGCGGTAAGCGTCCCCGCCGCCTCGGCCTTCGCCGACTCCTCCCCCTCCGCCTCGCCCGCGCCGACCAAGGCGGCCACCCCCTCCGAAGCGCCCTCGGCCGCCCCCGCCACCGCGGCACCGTCCAGGGCCCCGCGCGGCGGAGTCGCCGCGGGCGACAGCCCCACGCCCGCGGTCCGACCCGCGAACCAGGCCCCGCGCGGCGGAGTCGCGGCGGGCGAGCGCCCGGCCGGCACGTCCGGTGACAACACCGCTGCCGTCACGGGCTCCGCCGTCGCGGCCCTCCTGGTCGCGGGCGCCGGAACGGTCGTCCTGCGCCGCCGCTCCACCGGCCGTCGCAACGGCTGA
- a CDS encoding response regulator transcription factor — protein sequence MCANVIVAEDDEKQAELLRRYLEREGHSVTLVGDGLAALDLVRHREPDLLVLDVMMPRADGLDVVRVLRAECRELPVLMLTARTTEDDLLLGLDLGADDYVTKPYSPRELMARVRTLLRRSRRATGAEPADDSALTVGSLVVDPTRHLVSVGGEPVECTPGEFRILAALAAEPDRVFSRQQLLAELHGFDRYISDRTVDVHIMNLRKKIEPAPRRPTRLLTVFGVGYKLTDPAKAAARASS from the coding sequence GTGTGTGCAAACGTGATCGTCGCTGAAGACGACGAGAAGCAGGCCGAACTCCTTCGCCGATACCTGGAACGGGAGGGCCACTCCGTCACGCTCGTCGGCGACGGCCTCGCGGCCCTCGATCTGGTCCGGCACCGGGAACCGGACCTGCTGGTCCTCGATGTGATGATGCCTCGTGCCGACGGTCTGGATGTGGTGCGCGTGCTGCGCGCCGAGTGCCGGGAGTTGCCGGTGCTGATGCTGACGGCCCGCACGACAGAGGACGATCTGCTGCTCGGGCTCGATCTGGGCGCCGACGACTACGTGACCAAGCCGTACAGCCCGCGCGAGCTGATGGCCCGGGTCCGTACGCTGTTGCGGCGCAGCCGCCGCGCCACGGGCGCGGAGCCGGCCGACGACTCGGCTCTGACGGTCGGTTCGCTCGTCGTCGATCCGACCCGGCATCTGGTCTCGGTCGGCGGTGAGCCCGTCGAATGCACCCCCGGTGAGTTCAGGATCCTCGCCGCGCTCGCGGCCGAGCCCGACCGGGTCTTCTCCCGGCAGCAACTGCTCGCGGAGCTGCACGGATTCGACCGGTACATCAGCGACCGAACGGTCGACGTGCACATCATGAACCTGCGCAAGAAGATAGAACCCGCCCCGCGCCGGCCGACCCGGCTGCTCACCGTCTTCGGTGTCGGGTACAAGCTGACGGACCCGGCGAAGGCGGCGGCACGTGCGTCGTCGTAG
- a CDS encoding class F sortase, giving the protein MSRTPQMSRTPRFLRRTALPVYACLALTALTALTGCSDASPSKSSAAARSVESPATTGTPAPGPGTASDSAPPSPSVKSASPPVHVSIPSLGINSAVMRLGLNPDGTVEVPPADKGMTTGWYTGGSVPGQPGPAVLIGHNDTRFGRAVFHDLKKITKGADISVRDDRGTEIHFEVTGRETASKKAFPTARVYGHTKARALRLITCDGAFDAAGHPVDNLIVYATRK; this is encoded by the coding sequence ATGTCCCGCACGCCCCAGATGTCCCGCACACCCCGGTTCCTCCGGCGTACCGCACTGCCGGTGTACGCCTGCCTCGCGCTCACCGCGCTGACCGCGTTGACCGGCTGCTCCGACGCCTCGCCGTCGAAGTCCTCGGCCGCGGCCCGGAGCGTCGAGTCGCCCGCGACGACCGGAACTCCCGCGCCCGGCCCGGGAACCGCGTCCGATTCCGCGCCCCCGTCCCCGTCCGTGAAGTCCGCCTCGCCGCCCGTCCATGTCTCCATCCCCTCCCTCGGCATCAACAGCGCGGTGATGCGCCTCGGGCTCAACCCCGACGGCACGGTGGAGGTGCCGCCCGCCGACAAGGGCATGACGACCGGCTGGTACACCGGCGGCTCAGTACCCGGCCAGCCGGGCCCCGCCGTACTGATCGGCCACAACGACACCCGCTTCGGCCGGGCCGTGTTCCACGACCTCAAGAAGATCACCAAGGGTGCGGACATCAGCGTCCGCGACGACCGGGGCACCGAGATCCACTTCGAGGTCACCGGCCGGGAGACGGCGAGCAAGAAGGCGTTCCCGACCGCGCGGGTCTACGGACACACCAAGGCCCGTGCGCTGCGGCTGATCACCTGCGACGGTGCGTTCGACGCCGCGGGGCACCCCGTGGACAACCTCATCGTGTACGCGACAAGGAAGTGA
- a CDS encoding DNA sulfur modification protein DndB produces the protein MRITMPTAVIEGTQLTVMPFRADAVIGTMSVPTLVQLVPSPRREEDTKTLKAASGAVRRHAELRALVQRALKSTQKGKNVGSYAEYLADGVNGELGAGWSTPPITFWHAGPLAALSDELLPGTGLRSLTIAPGTSVVAIDGETQTTAWHELYDDPERFGLTYAELAQVRVPFELYVDLSVADARQIFYDRNVQGVAVAKNLAMSMDQRDFATRLAHRVAEAVKVDIDGRLVPFTKFVNATKRQVGKAEPEVVTLSAMRALVITAVYGKGGLSRSAETVHEDELPSGATAEQVEQYVVPALARLIAEHAQHFLSRSALTAPAVLAGLGIAVHHTTPWADPSNAMSARELDRLLAGICWEREARYWDGVAAKAGASGRLNFSGGVKDSGGRVADALLYPGTEAGRRIRGQ, from the coding sequence ATGCGCATCACCATGCCGACCGCAGTCATCGAGGGAACCCAGCTCACCGTCATGCCCTTCCGCGCCGACGCGGTGATCGGGACCATGTCCGTACCGACACTCGTCCAGCTCGTCCCGTCACCGCGCCGCGAGGAGGACACGAAGACGCTGAAGGCGGCCTCGGGGGCCGTGCGGCGCCACGCCGAACTGCGGGCGCTGGTACAGCGGGCACTGAAGTCCACGCAGAAGGGGAAGAACGTCGGCTCCTACGCCGAGTACCTCGCCGACGGGGTCAACGGCGAACTCGGCGCCGGCTGGTCGACCCCGCCGATCACCTTCTGGCACGCCGGTCCGCTCGCCGCCCTCAGTGACGAACTGCTGCCCGGGACCGGGTTGCGGAGCCTGACCATCGCGCCCGGCACGTCGGTCGTGGCCATCGATGGTGAAACGCAGACGACCGCGTGGCACGAGCTGTACGACGACCCCGAGCGGTTCGGTCTCACGTACGCCGAACTCGCCCAGGTGCGCGTGCCGTTCGAGCTGTACGTGGACCTGAGCGTCGCCGACGCGCGGCAGATCTTCTACGACCGCAACGTGCAGGGCGTCGCCGTCGCGAAGAACCTGGCGATGTCCATGGACCAGCGCGACTTCGCCACCCGCCTCGCGCACCGCGTAGCCGAGGCCGTCAAGGTGGACATCGATGGCCGGCTCGTACCGTTCACCAAGTTCGTCAACGCCACCAAACGGCAGGTGGGGAAGGCTGAGCCCGAGGTCGTCACCCTGTCCGCGATGCGGGCCCTGGTCATCACGGCGGTCTACGGCAAGGGTGGGCTGTCCCGGTCGGCGGAGACCGTTCACGAGGACGAACTGCCGTCAGGGGCGACAGCCGAGCAGGTGGAGCAGTACGTCGTCCCGGCCTTGGCCCGCCTGATTGCCGAGCACGCCCAGCACTTCCTCTCCCGCAGCGCCCTCACCGCGCCCGCGGTACTGGCCGGCCTCGGCATCGCCGTGCACCACACCACCCCGTGGGCCGACCCCTCGAACGCCATGAGCGCGCGCGAACTGGACCGGCTGCTCGCCGGAATCTGCTGGGAGCGCGAGGCCCGCTACTGGGACGGCGTGGCGGCGAAGGCCGGCGCGTCCGGGCGCCTCAACTTCAGCGGCGGCGTGAAGGACTCCGGCGGCCGCGTCGCGGACGCGCTCCTGTACCCGGGCACGGAGGCGGGCCGCCGGATCCGGGGGCAGTGA